Part of the Bos indicus isolate NIAB-ARS_2022 breed Sahiwal x Tharparkar chromosome 29, NIAB-ARS_B.indTharparkar_mat_pri_1.0, whole genome shotgun sequence genome is shown below.
TTCAGTGAAAGCTGTGGGTTGAGCAGAGAACCCGTGGGTCAGTCCTTCAGAGGGTCCTCCCACCAGACCCGGCAGACTCCAGGGAGCCCGTGCGCACTGCAGAGAGCAGCTGGCACTGAGCTGAGGGCACCAGCGAGTGTGACCGGCCCGCCAGCCCCCGGGTCGAGGCTCAGCAGACACTCACACACTTCCATGTCCTGCTCCTCGCAGCGCGCCGAGCCCGCGTCGTTGGATGCGATGCAGTAGTACTGGCCTGAGTCCTCCTTGTGGACGGCGCTGAACACCTGCCAGGCGTCGGGAGTGAAGGGAGACCCAGTGCTgtcccacctccccaccaggGGCTGTCCCCAAACACGACAATGTGGCTCAGTCTTGCCCACGACACCATGAGCAGCCCGAACACACCAACAATGTTGCAATGTCATTGTGTGGCCAGTGAGAAAGGCCCACTGCCTCCCGACTCTGCTCCAGATGGCGCTGGGCAGGCTGCCCTGCACTCCCCTTGGCCACTGTCCCCTCAGCTCTGcctgccctcctgcacccacttacaggctttcctgtctataaagggcggggttggggggaagtGGTGGTTCCTGATATTACAGTCTGTAGCTCTGGTCTCCTGTCTGCTCACAGGTGCTCTGCCCACAGCACAGACGCCCATACCGCACCTCTTCCCGGAGCTCTTACCAGAGTGCCCGTCTCAGGGTTTAAGACGAAAGAGGAGTTTCGAAAGCGGGGGTTGGCCCTGGAGTCTGTGGGCAGTGGCACGTCATTGCGGTACCAGCTGTAGTGCGGCCGCGGGAAGCCCTCGCCCTCCTGGCAGGACAGGGTGGCCGCCTTGCCCACAGGCACGGCCCTTGGCACCCTGCACACCGGGGCCACCGGCTTCACTGTGGGAGGAGAGTGGGCGGGGGTGAGAACCAGCAGCAAGGCCTGCTTTTACCCGAGCCCACTCAGAAAGCTGCTCCACAGCGGGAATCCCAGCCCCCGTGAAGACCCCCAGCCTTTCCAGTGCCTCCGGCTTGTGAGGGGCGAGGCAGAAGCTCCACTTCCCTCCGCGCCCCCGACCTGTAGCTCTCAAAAGCCCTCCCTGCCTAGCCCCTGTGGGTCCTGCCACACCCACAGGGACGTGACTCTGGAAGAAAAGGAAGCTGGTCTTTTCCACCAGCAGACGCCGAGCCGAGGGCAAGGGGCCTCTGCCCTGCGTGCACCCCCACCTTGCACGGTCAACTCGATGACGATCTCGTCGATCTCCTTGCGGTCATTCCGAGCAACCACCTCGCAGCGGTAAAGGGCCGAGTCTTTCCTCGTCACGTTCCAGATCTTCAGAGACGTCTTCCCCAGCAGCTCTGCACGGTCGGTCAGGTCTCCTGTGAGAGGAGAGGCACTGAGGGACTCCCTGCAGATGCCTGGCTCCCCCTAAGGCTTCCCCGTTAAAGGAGAAAACTAGTCACCCGGCACCAAAAGACAAGGAGCATTCCACAGACAGTGCTGCGACCACAGGGTACCCCCGTGCAAGAGCGACCTGGACCCCGACCTCGCAGCCCACACCATACACAACACACCTTACTGCACGAGCTACACTCAAACCCTTAGGAAGAAAGAGATGTGAACCACATGACCTTGGACTAGACAGTGATCTCTCAGATATGACGCCAAAAGCACAAGCCCTGCACAACCCCTAACACACACAGTTAtattgttccaaattgggaaaggagtacgtcaaggctgtacatcgtcaccctgcttatttaacttatatgcagaatacgtcATGAAGCTCCCTATGCTTCCATGTCTTTGTGCCCCACATGCTCCTGGCCCAGCACcccctgcaaagagtcagacacaactctgtACCCCCGCCTTGCTCTCCTGCGAGGTGTTATCGGCATCCAGGTATATGCAGTGGTCACTGCTGTCCCGCTGCTGCTGAAGTCACTGAACTTGTAAGTCATGGCTCACGAGAGGGAGGTGGCCTCAGAGAACGTTCACTAGATACCTCAAAGAGATGGCTGCACGGAAACTAAAGTCCTCCTGAGGAGGTGATATTTACTGAAGCAGAGAGGCAGCTACAGGGAGGCTCCACCCCTATCCTCACCACTTCTGCAGGCTCGAATTCGCCATAGGAAAACAGACAGAAAACCAATTCCGGCTCCAGATGTAGGTCCACGCAGAGCCAAGTCTTGGCCACAAGTGCACGCCAGGGCCTTCTGTACAAAGAGGACCACAGGATCATACCCTGAATCTTGTTGTCGAAAAACACATAGGTGGTTTGTTCATCTTGGATCTTCTTCCATTCAATCCTGGGGTCATTTGTCTGTGAATCCGTAATGATACAAGATAGTTCCACACCTAATGAGAAAGGGGttagaaaaaagggagagagaactcTCTGTGATTGTGGAACAATTTCAGGTTCACCTGTATACCCAGACCCTACGAGCTATGTCTATTTAGGTCTGTCGTGTAGATTAAAAATCCAGCTAGCGCCAGACTctgagaaaatttaattttagccAGAAAAACAATGAAGATGATTAGCAAAGAGAGTGCACGTCCCCCTCATCCTGTGCTTCTACGTCAGAATGCTCTTGGCCATGTAAATGCAGACGTGCCAGGGACCAGGTGGTGGCCAGCAGGGAGCCTGCTGAGTTGCCGAGAGCCGCCGA
Proteins encoded:
- the JAM3 gene encoding junctional adhesion molecule C, with the protein product MVTGAGAGPRAGRVRGERARGPSAALDMALRRRPSLVLLLLLVRGCLIGAVNLKSSNRTPVVQEFESVELSCIITDSQTNDPRIEWKKIQDEQTTYVFFDNKIQGDLTDRAELLGKTSLKIWNVTRKDSALYRCEVVARNDRKEIDEIVIELTVQVKPVAPVCRVPRAVPVGKAATLSCQEGEGFPRPHYSWYRNDVPLPTDSRANPRFRNSSFVLNPETGTLVFSAVHKEDSGQYYCIASNDAGSARCEEQDMEVYDLNIGGIIGGVLVVLTVLALITGGICCAYRRGYFISHDRSGESYKNPGKPDGVNYIRTDEEGDFRHKSSFVI